The following proteins come from a genomic window of Coffea arabica cultivar ET-39 chromosome 11c, Coffea Arabica ET-39 HiFi, whole genome shotgun sequence:
- the LOC113717368 gene encoding uncharacterized protein isoform X3 — protein MKASLKGEDIPSHVTASAGDDRRFLKSVQDNVHGNMYLDPLSLKFIDTEQFQRLRDLKQLGMTYLVYPGAVHSRFEHSLGVYWLANKAMDKLKRYQGLELGIEQIDVQTVKLAGLLHDVGHGPFSHMFEREFLPRVVNGLKWSHEDMSLKMTDYIVDEHNIDIDPENLKKVKDMIDASERSTSTSFKEKSFLYDIVANGRNGIDVDKFDYISRDSRACGLGCNFQFQRLFENMRVIDDEICYRAKEYLTVHKLFSSRADLHRTVYMHPKVKAIELMCVDAMIKANDYLQIASFIDDPAQYWKLDDTILKTIETSSHQELKESRDLILRVRRRDLYQFCNQFAVPKDKLDHFKVATPQDIVCSQRSCGITLKEEDIIVTNVKIDLTRGRENPLERTLQALRNSLLRMTGSVTCCLLAIKT, from the exons ATGAAAGCTTCCTTGAAAGGAGAGGACATTCCCAGCCACGTCACAGCTTCGGCCGGTGATGATCGCCGGTTTCTCAAATCCGTCCAGGATAACGTCCACGGAAACATGTACCTCGATCCG CTCTCTTTGAAGTTTATCGATACTGAACAGTTTCAGAG GCTTCGTGATTTGAAGCAGCTCG GTATGACATACTTGGTTTATCCAGGGGCTGTCCACTCTCGTTTTGAGCATTCGCTTGGGGTTTATTGGCTTGCTAACAAAGCAATGGATAAACTTAAAAGATATCAA GGCTTGGAGCTTGGTATCGAACAGATTGATGTTCAGACAGTAAAATTAGCTG GATTACTGCATGATGTGGGACATGGGCCATTCAGCCACATGTTTGAGCGAGAGTTTCTTCCACGAGTTGTCAATGGCTTAAAATG GTCACATGAAGATATGTCTTTGAAGATGACAGATTACATTGTTGATGAGCATAACATTGATATTGATCCTGAAAATCTTAAAAAAGTCAAG GACATGATAGATGCCTCTGAGCGCTCCACCTCAACA AGCTTTAAAGAGAAGAGTTTTCTATATGACATTGTTGCTAATGGACGAAATGGAATAGATGTTGACAA ATTTGATTACATATCTCGTGACTCCCGTGCTTGTGGCCTAGGGTGCAATTTTCAGTTTCAGAG GCTTTTTGAAAATATGCGAGTGATAGATGATGAGATTTGCTATCGAGCTAAGGAAT ATCTTACAGTCCACAAGTTATTCTCTTCAAGGGCCGATTTGCATCGGACTGTCTATATGCATCCAAAAGTGAAG GCAATAGAACTTATGTGTGTTGATGCCATGATAAAAGCAAATGATTATCTTCAGATTGCATCGTTCATTGATGATCCTGCTCAGTATTGGAAG TTAGATGACACAATACTGAAAACCATTGAAACTTCTTCCCACCAAGAATTGAAGGAATCCAGGGATTTGATCCTTCGCGTCAGGAGAAGGGATCTTTATCAG TTTTGTAACCAGTTTGCTGTTCCAAAGGACAAATTGGATCACTTTAAAGTAGCAACTCCTCAAGATATAGTTTGTTCCCAG AGATCCTGTGGTATTACATTGAAAGAGGAAGATATAATTGTGACAAATGTGAAGATTGACCTGACTCGAGGAAGGGAAAATCCACTTGAAAG GACTTTGCAAGCACTGAGAAATTCTCTATTAAGGATGACCGGATCAGTCACTTGCTGCCTGCTTGCTATCAAGACATGA
- the LOC113717368 gene encoding uncharacterized protein isoform X1 produces MKASLKGEDIPSHVTASAGDDRRFLKSVQDNVHGNMYLDPLSLKFIDTEQFQRLRDLKQLGMTYLVYPGAVHSRFEHSLGVYWLANKAMDKLKRYQGLELGIEQIDVQTVKLAGLLHDVGHGPFSHMFEREFLPRVVNGLKWSHEDMSLKMTDYIVDEHNIDIDPENLKKVKDMIDASERSTSTSFKEKSFLYDIVANGRNGIDVDKFDYISRDSRACGLGCNFQFQRLFENMRVIDDEICYRAKEYLTVHKLFSSRADLHRTVYMHPKVKAIELMCVDAMIKANDYLQIASFIDDPAQYWKLDDTILKTIETSSHQELKESRDLILRVRRRDLYQFCNQFAVPKDKLDHFKVATPQDIVCSQRSCGITLKEEDIIVTNVKIDLTRGRENPLESIKFFEDFASTEKFSIKDDRISHLLPACYQDMIVRVYAKKPELVEAVSEAFENFQMRTYGMKTQVHGTPNSKKKRQRS; encoded by the exons ATGAAAGCTTCCTTGAAAGGAGAGGACATTCCCAGCCACGTCACAGCTTCGGCCGGTGATGATCGCCGGTTTCTCAAATCCGTCCAGGATAACGTCCACGGAAACATGTACCTCGATCCG CTCTCTTTGAAGTTTATCGATACTGAACAGTTTCAGAG GCTTCGTGATTTGAAGCAGCTCG GTATGACATACTTGGTTTATCCAGGGGCTGTCCACTCTCGTTTTGAGCATTCGCTTGGGGTTTATTGGCTTGCTAACAAAGCAATGGATAAACTTAAAAGATATCAA GGCTTGGAGCTTGGTATCGAACAGATTGATGTTCAGACAGTAAAATTAGCTG GATTACTGCATGATGTGGGACATGGGCCATTCAGCCACATGTTTGAGCGAGAGTTTCTTCCACGAGTTGTCAATGGCTTAAAATG GTCACATGAAGATATGTCTTTGAAGATGACAGATTACATTGTTGATGAGCATAACATTGATATTGATCCTGAAAATCTTAAAAAAGTCAAG GACATGATAGATGCCTCTGAGCGCTCCACCTCAACA AGCTTTAAAGAGAAGAGTTTTCTATATGACATTGTTGCTAATGGACGAAATGGAATAGATGTTGACAA ATTTGATTACATATCTCGTGACTCCCGTGCTTGTGGCCTAGGGTGCAATTTTCAGTTTCAGAG GCTTTTTGAAAATATGCGAGTGATAGATGATGAGATTTGCTATCGAGCTAAGGAAT ATCTTACAGTCCACAAGTTATTCTCTTCAAGGGCCGATTTGCATCGGACTGTCTATATGCATCCAAAAGTGAAG GCAATAGAACTTATGTGTGTTGATGCCATGATAAAAGCAAATGATTATCTTCAGATTGCATCGTTCATTGATGATCCTGCTCAGTATTGGAAG TTAGATGACACAATACTGAAAACCATTGAAACTTCTTCCCACCAAGAATTGAAGGAATCCAGGGATTTGATCCTTCGCGTCAGGAGAAGGGATCTTTATCAG TTTTGTAACCAGTTTGCTGTTCCAAAGGACAAATTGGATCACTTTAAAGTAGCAACTCCTCAAGATATAGTTTGTTCCCAG AGATCCTGTGGTATTACATTGAAAGAGGAAGATATAATTGTGACAAATGTGAAGATTGACCTGACTCGAGGAAGGGAAAATCCACTTGAAAG CATCAAATTTTTCGAG GACTTTGCAAGCACTGAGAAATTCTCTATTAAGGATGACCGGATCAGTCACTTGCTGCCTGCTTGCTATCAAGACATGATAGTGAGGGTGTACGCCAAAAAACCTGAACTG GTCGAAGCAGTTTCAGAGGCATTTGAAAACTTTCAGATGCGGACCTATGGGATGAAAACCCAAGTACATGGAACTCCCAACTCAAAGAAGAAACGCCAAAGGAGCTGA
- the LOC113717368 gene encoding uncharacterized protein isoform X2 codes for MIAGFSNPSRITSTETCTSIRLRDLKQLGMTYLVYPGAVHSRFEHSLGVYWLANKAMDKLKRYQGLELGIEQIDVQTVKLAGLLHDVGHGPFSHMFEREFLPRVVNGLKWSHEDMSLKMTDYIVDEHNIDIDPENLKKVKDMIDASERSTSTSFKEKSFLYDIVANGRNGIDVDKFDYISRDSRACGLGCNFQFQRLFENMRVIDDEICYRAKEYLTVHKLFSSRADLHRTVYMHPKVKAIELMCVDAMIKANDYLQIASFIDDPAQYWKLDDTILKTIETSSHQELKESRDLILRVRRRDLYQFCNQFAVPKDKLDHFKVATPQDIVCSQRSCGITLKEEDIIVTNVKIDLTRGRENPLESIKFFEDFASTEKFSIKDDRISHLLPACYQDMIVRVYAKKPELVEAVSEAFENFQMRTYGMKTQVHGTPNSKKKRQRS; via the exons ATGATCGCCGGTTTCTCAAATCCGTCCAGGATAACGTCCACGGAAACATGTACCTCGATCCG GCTTCGTGATTTGAAGCAGCTCG GTATGACATACTTGGTTTATCCAGGGGCTGTCCACTCTCGTTTTGAGCATTCGCTTGGGGTTTATTGGCTTGCTAACAAAGCAATGGATAAACTTAAAAGATATCAA GGCTTGGAGCTTGGTATCGAACAGATTGATGTTCAGACAGTAAAATTAGCTG GATTACTGCATGATGTGGGACATGGGCCATTCAGCCACATGTTTGAGCGAGAGTTTCTTCCACGAGTTGTCAATGGCTTAAAATG GTCACATGAAGATATGTCTTTGAAGATGACAGATTACATTGTTGATGAGCATAACATTGATATTGATCCTGAAAATCTTAAAAAAGTCAAG GACATGATAGATGCCTCTGAGCGCTCCACCTCAACA AGCTTTAAAGAGAAGAGTTTTCTATATGACATTGTTGCTAATGGACGAAATGGAATAGATGTTGACAA ATTTGATTACATATCTCGTGACTCCCGTGCTTGTGGCCTAGGGTGCAATTTTCAGTTTCAGAG GCTTTTTGAAAATATGCGAGTGATAGATGATGAGATTTGCTATCGAGCTAAGGAAT ATCTTACAGTCCACAAGTTATTCTCTTCAAGGGCCGATTTGCATCGGACTGTCTATATGCATCCAAAAGTGAAG GCAATAGAACTTATGTGTGTTGATGCCATGATAAAAGCAAATGATTATCTTCAGATTGCATCGTTCATTGATGATCCTGCTCAGTATTGGAAG TTAGATGACACAATACTGAAAACCATTGAAACTTCTTCCCACCAAGAATTGAAGGAATCCAGGGATTTGATCCTTCGCGTCAGGAGAAGGGATCTTTATCAG TTTTGTAACCAGTTTGCTGTTCCAAAGGACAAATTGGATCACTTTAAAGTAGCAACTCCTCAAGATATAGTTTGTTCCCAG AGATCCTGTGGTATTACATTGAAAGAGGAAGATATAATTGTGACAAATGTGAAGATTGACCTGACTCGAGGAAGGGAAAATCCACTTGAAAG CATCAAATTTTTCGAG GACTTTGCAAGCACTGAGAAATTCTCTATTAAGGATGACCGGATCAGTCACTTGCTGCCTGCTTGCTATCAAGACATGATAGTGAGGGTGTACGCCAAAAAACCTGAACTG GTCGAAGCAGTTTCAGAGGCATTTGAAAACTTTCAGATGCGGACCTATGGGATGAAAACCCAAGTACATGGAACTCCCAACTCAAAGAAGAAACGCCAAAGGAGCTGA
- the LOC113717368 gene encoding uncharacterized protein isoform X4: MTYLVYPGAVHSRFEHSLGVYWLANKAMDKLKRYQGLELGIEQIDVQTVKLAGLLHDVGHGPFSHMFEREFLPRVVNGLKWSHEDMSLKMTDYIVDEHNIDIDPENLKKVKDMIDASERSTSTSFKEKSFLYDIVANGRNGIDVDKFDYISRDSRACGLGCNFQFQRLFENMRVIDDEICYRAKEYLTVHKLFSSRADLHRTVYMHPKVKAIELMCVDAMIKANDYLQIASFIDDPAQYWKLDDTILKTIETSSHQELKESRDLILRVRRRDLYQFCNQFAVPKDKLDHFKVATPQDIVCSQRSCGITLKEEDIIVTNVKIDLTRGRENPLESIKFFEDFASTEKFSIKDDRISHLLPACYQDMIVRVYAKKPELVEAVSEAFENFQMRTYGMKTQVHGTPNSKKKRQRS, translated from the exons ATGACATACTTGGTTTATCCAGGGGCTGTCCACTCTCGTTTTGAGCATTCGCTTGGGGTTTATTGGCTTGCTAACAAAGCAATGGATAAACTTAAAAGATATCAA GGCTTGGAGCTTGGTATCGAACAGATTGATGTTCAGACAGTAAAATTAGCTG GATTACTGCATGATGTGGGACATGGGCCATTCAGCCACATGTTTGAGCGAGAGTTTCTTCCACGAGTTGTCAATGGCTTAAAATG GTCACATGAAGATATGTCTTTGAAGATGACAGATTACATTGTTGATGAGCATAACATTGATATTGATCCTGAAAATCTTAAAAAAGTCAAG GACATGATAGATGCCTCTGAGCGCTCCACCTCAACA AGCTTTAAAGAGAAGAGTTTTCTATATGACATTGTTGCTAATGGACGAAATGGAATAGATGTTGACAA ATTTGATTACATATCTCGTGACTCCCGTGCTTGTGGCCTAGGGTGCAATTTTCAGTTTCAGAG GCTTTTTGAAAATATGCGAGTGATAGATGATGAGATTTGCTATCGAGCTAAGGAAT ATCTTACAGTCCACAAGTTATTCTCTTCAAGGGCCGATTTGCATCGGACTGTCTATATGCATCCAAAAGTGAAG GCAATAGAACTTATGTGTGTTGATGCCATGATAAAAGCAAATGATTATCTTCAGATTGCATCGTTCATTGATGATCCTGCTCAGTATTGGAAG TTAGATGACACAATACTGAAAACCATTGAAACTTCTTCCCACCAAGAATTGAAGGAATCCAGGGATTTGATCCTTCGCGTCAGGAGAAGGGATCTTTATCAG TTTTGTAACCAGTTTGCTGTTCCAAAGGACAAATTGGATCACTTTAAAGTAGCAACTCCTCAAGATATAGTTTGTTCCCAG AGATCCTGTGGTATTACATTGAAAGAGGAAGATATAATTGTGACAAATGTGAAGATTGACCTGACTCGAGGAAGGGAAAATCCACTTGAAAG CATCAAATTTTTCGAG GACTTTGCAAGCACTGAGAAATTCTCTATTAAGGATGACCGGATCAGTCACTTGCTGCCTGCTTGCTATCAAGACATGATAGTGAGGGTGTACGCCAAAAAACCTGAACTG GTCGAAGCAGTTTCAGAGGCATTTGAAAACTTTCAGATGCGGACCTATGGGATGAAAACCCAAGTACATGGAACTCCCAACTCAAAGAAGAAACGCCAAAGGAGCTGA
- the LOC140016613 gene encoding F-box protein AUF2-like, whose amino-acid sequence MEDSMTIHTILSVGEDGEHHEDPFQRLPDDLIIFHIFGKICEAKELLKYSLVSKHFSSLVYKTETISFKVPRRHMHKLLSDPNLMTQHPLSLPQKILKSATSPLVFVVRGVVSCCMNMNTSRRRSTSMDLELLVDFIAKNLGKFKSMRSLDLEIDYPGYDNFRNDALVKWKFDSKSSSFILLVANRLLELDANNAHLDDDFDYEDVVSGDLVMYIGTSFHRHMAVIVSFWTSMMEKLAPFFTESLQNVAVTDSKKQGRAEIGGSDLARMRKSKKYVARDRGLKVSFWYAPVIKLPSPGSAVKMVTLVICKPNGSSNQDDHLVVEEAFRGEDKIYAGAAMEMLKKKPNHEGLLCQ is encoded by the coding sequence ATGGAGGACTCCATGACGATACACACAATTTTATCAGTTGGAGAAGATGGAGaacatcatgaagatcccttcCAACGCTTACCAGACGACTTGATAATATTccatatttttggaaaaatctgTGAGGCCAAGgaactattgaagtattcattGGTTTCCAAGCATTTTTCTTCCCTGGTTTACAAAACCGAAACTATTTCCTTCAAGGTCCCTCGTCGCCATATGCATAAGCTACTCAGTGATCCCAATCTCATGACCCAGCACCCTCTCTCTTTGCCCCAAAAAATCCTCAAATCGGCAACCTCTCCTCTGGTGTTCGTGGTCCGTGGAGTAGTGTCTTGCTGCATGAACATGAATACGTCCAGGCGGCGGTCTACATCCATGGATCTTGAACTTTTGGTCGATTTCATCGCCAAAAATCTAGGGAAGTTCAAGTCCATGAGATCACTGGATTTGGAAATCGATTATCCCGGGTACGACAACTTCAGGAACGATGCACTGGTCAAGTGGAAGTTTGACTCCAAATCCTCTAGCTTTATATTACTGGTTGCCAATCGACTTCTTGAATTAGATGCTAATAATGCTCATCTTGATGACGATTTTGACTACGAGGATGTTGTTTCTGGTGATCTGGTTATGTACATCGGAACTAGCTTTCATAGACACATGGCGGTGATCGTCTCTTTTTGGACTTCAATGATGGAAAAGTTGGCACCATTCTTTACAGAATCGCTTCAAAATGTTGCTGTCACAGATTCAAAGAAGCAAGGTAGGGCTGAGATCGGAGGAAGTGATCTTGCTCGGATGAGGAAATCGAAGAAGTATGTTGCCAGGGATAGAGGGTTGAAGGTGAGCTTCTGGTATGCGCCGGTGATTAAACTGCCCTCTCCCGGCTCAGCTGTGAAGATGGTTACTCTTGTTATTTGCAAACCCAATGGAAGTTCGAATCAGGATGATCACTTAGTAGTTGAAGAAGCTTTTCGTGGGGAGGATAAAATTTACGCTGGAGCTGCAATGGAAATGCTCAAGAAGAAACCTAATCACGAGGGTCTTTTGTGCCAGTAG